In Ooceraea biroi isolate clonal line C1 chromosome 6, Obir_v5.4, whole genome shotgun sequence, the genomic stretch AGGTGTTTCGTGCCGCCGAAGCGACGCAATAGCTATCCGCGGAATTGAACGTTTAACGTCATACTGAAGGCCTTCCGAACCAAGACTCCGTATACACAGTTTTGCACGACAAGAAACGAGGCACGAGCTGAGTCTGCGCCTTCGCTCACATACTCGTCATGGAAAAGCGATGGAGAGGTGAGACGAAAAAGAGGAACGCTGCCAAAAATTCACGGAGCTGCGTTTCGTGGCGGTTTCAACAACTTCGGCGAGTTAAACTGATTTAAGCCTGATTTGCTTACTTCATCTTTCATAGTAATAGTCAAACGTGTATAGCGTGTTGTTTCTATCGATATGTGAGTGAGCAAATGTACTCTCTGATACGCATCGAACAAGTTTATCACACCATATCACGAAGATGATATCTCaagtttcttatttaattatatgtgcGAATCGAgaaatgaattaatattttcgcgtTTATGTTAAGtgacattattataaattaagctTATATTATGGCAAAAGTACTCACTTTGTTTTGGAGAGATTTGGATCGCtggttttcctcttttctctcaatTGCCGCTGCAATTTAAAGAATTCAactgtaaattatatttaactaGTTTAAGCCACAACTATGCTAGCGTTAAATTCTTTTGCTGGTAAAAAACAATTAGCGGCAACGCTGTTTGGATGCAGGATCTTTCCAGAGATGTCTCATGATTCAATCATCGCAATACGGAAAAAACCTCTACATTACGTGTGTATTTTTATCATAGATTGATTTGTTTCTGCATAAACGTATAATTGGAGAAGACTGCGTTTCTCACATGATTTGGCAGATGATAATGGATAACAAAAGTGCATAATGATGTTCTCTTTGATTATGTGATGACACGTATTCACGTACAATGTATTCACATGTAATATACAAGAGGAACTggatattcataaataattaatgttggTTTAGTTACCTTATGATGTATCCGCTCCTTGTAACTTTCAGACCTGTTGATGTTTGACGTCTTTGGCTTACTGGAAATATTTTGCTGGACCctaagtaattataattaataaagcgTAAATTAATGTTCACGGCGCAAGCAAACCGGGCGCATgaagcaataaatatttactattATATGCTAACAGTTTTTTGAGatgtacaaaaaaaaacatagaAATCTGAAGATTTAAGAAAGATTTAAGATGGCACTAATTTTTCTCACATACATGACAAACTAAAGGAATTGGAAATAAAGCTAGAGCTAAAGGTGCGAGAACTCAAAagataaatgatttaattaaacataaattcAACGTTCAGGAAATTTACGAGCTCGCTAGGATTtgttaattgatttaattaatttagtcttttatatatatatatacacacacacacataaacaTATGCGTGTATAtgattcaaaataaaaagtaaatgaatGTATCCTTACGATTTTCGAGAGTATAAGTAATTATAAAGgtgaaataaatgtaatcTCTATCTAGATACGTACATTTcggaaatatcttctcgtgaCGAAGGATTGTCCATGCAATCGGCATGGTCACCGGCAAAACCAGAAATTCGCGACCTCTCGCAACTGCTACGAGTGTTCCCGGCCAAGCTGCTTGCGCGCTGTTCTCCTGGAGTCAAAAGTAGAACGTGAATTTCAAATCAAAACTTGCAATCAacaactttatattataatatttagataCGGTTTCTATTGCGTTACcatacatgaaatatttcaacggATGTATCATCACACAGAaggtaatttataaaaacttaaaGAAAACGAAAGATAAAAGACTCGAGCTCACCATTTTCTCCGTCTGTTAGTGTACCCGAATCTTCTTCGCTTTTCCTAAGTTTGTCAACTGCAAAACGGAAGCAATAGTTTTGTACGGATTAAAAATACTCGCGCGATTTCTACAATTTACACTTGCAACTTAATTGCATAATTCTCGTTTCCGATTTTAACAGCAATTACACACAATTGTGCACatcgaatttttcgaaaagTTTCAAACTTGTGGAAATGTAAAAAGCCAATCTTACGGTGCAATATATGATTTTGCGaatgatggtgatgatgggACGACGGAGGTTTTCTCTCTGGTCGAATGCGCTCCATCAGTTTACTAATTCTGTCGTTGGCTCTTTCCTTTCGCATCAAAGGACCCGGACAGTTTTCTTCTACTACGCGGACACACTGCCGATGCACGCTGAGGGAACAATCTGCCAATCAATCAGCAAACAATGCAAATGCAGCCACCGTACACAttacacgtatgtatgtatgtatgtatattgtcGAATTAAACTGTAGCTCTCTAAATTGTTTGTCAAAAGTATAATCTATCTATCGAAAATCTAACCTACCtcatagttttaattattctacaaGTTTAGTTTGCAATGATCATTACACATACgctttgtaataattaattaaggtgGATAACGTGCGAAGGAAATTTCAATCTTTTCGAGCAACAtctcgcaaatatattattatattgccaGAGATTTGACGTACCACTGCACAAGTATCCTTGAGGACCGATACCACCGATGATAAGTTGACAGTGATTACAGTAAGTTATTGTAAAGTATTGATGCGCCACAAAATGATGCCCCCTGATGGTCATTTTACGCGTTTTTCCGGTAAGTAATCGCGCTTTGATATTGGACTTGTCTTTTGCGACGAAGGTGGGCACTCGGTCGGCCCATACAGGTCGCAATTGAAAGATCTTGATCAGTATCGTAGCTAAACCAGCCGCCGTCGTGAATATCCGCAAGTCTACGTGTTCCTTTTCTATGTCTTCCCTGGAATTTTATAATGGCATTTCGTAGTACGTCATGTTAAAATCgttaaaaatcattaaaatgtaAGAGTCTTACAAATAAGGTTCCATCTTCGGCAAAAGGTACGTCTCGATGATTTTCGTTTCACGCGCTTTGTCGGATATACTCTCGTCGAGCGACATGTCGGTCGGGCCAAAAATCGTGGCCAATCCTGCAGTTCTTTTCTGCTGGAAATGCGTCAGTTGCTCATTTAACTCCTCCTTTGCTCTGCTACGTGCTTTCCAAAATATCTGTGCGCAAAAGGAACAAGAAATCGTTGAAAAATGCGTTCATATTTcagagaattattattattcaattccTCAGAAACCTTAGCATAGCGATCCattttactttgtatgttTCGACATACCTTCCGAAGAATTTCTTCCTTGTCGGACTCCTTTAAGAGGACATCGTCTATCTCGTTTGCGACGTTTTCGTCTACATTATGCAGACGTAATGGctaaagacaaaaaaaacaGCTACTTAATATAATAGCATATCAAGTAATATTCATAGAGgtaaaatattggaaattttgcaagaatcaattcttttataatctataataatatatgtaggtatatgcatataattaGATACTTACCGCACCAGGTACAAGAAAACTAGAATGAATTTCGTATGCCCATTTCCTCATCTCTTTGGCATTTCCCTCCTTGTATAAATCCgttactaaataaaataactgtaaaaatatatatacatttatattttttaattttatatgactCTTTGCGATCGAAAAAGTTACTTTTCTGCACATGGTAAGAAATCGTACATACCAAGCTAGAAGGATCACTATTAGAGAgaacgtaattaataaatacagcAAGATGCGCATGATGTCCCCACAGCCTAGATAAAGATTGGAACGGTCCGTGATCTTCTAACTGACCCTGAAGCATGCAATAAATGACaaatgaatattgaaaaatcctAAAAAGCATTTTGCACGCAAATAACGCTTGAACGATAACTTACGATTTCTTGATCACTGACATCATCTTCCTCCATTGACATAATTGGTTGTTGGAACGCTGGCAATCCAGGAATGGTATCAGTCCCGAGTGTCTGctacgataaaaaaaaaagttaaaaaacacagagagaaagaaacaattataaatagtGCAATAAGAGTTTTGTCAAACAATTTATCTGATTTtatcacatatattataaataattaaaggaaattaATAAGATACATCGTTCGGTGTGGACGAGAATATATCTTGTCCTAGGACAGGGGCTGGATacggtggtggcggtgtcCCCGGTGGTGTAACACGCGGCAATTCGTTGATATCGATGTCACCGTGCCTGACGTGTCTCGGAGGTGACAGATCGTTCATCGATTCAGAAGCGATTAAACGTCTGCTAGCTTCCGACGGAGACATCGCCGCAGTTCCCAACTGTTCCGGGCTCGACTTTGTTCGCTGATGTTTGTTGAGCGCATTCGAAGCGCTTAGGTTAGCATCTTGGGAAAACTGAAACGTAAtccattataaattatcatagttatatataatgtgaTAAATGTATCACACACACATGTTCATATCTATAGAAGAAATAGCATGCTATATCCTATtactttctttatttaacaAGAATCAATTTTGgttaaattaaacataaagcacgataagaaatattatacagaacacacatgcgcgcgcgcgtatgtataatatgtgtatatttattaaaattacactacgtttttaatcttttacgTGACGTTCCCAAATGTGCTAGCTATCGATTAATTTTACTTCGAACTGCAAAATTGCAATGTGTTACTAGATTAATTGCCAGTGATAATTAAAGTCGTAAgttaattgtaaataaaagagGAAACTTGAGTCCGAGATTCTTAGATTCTCCGATTCCCTGATCTGACAATTACGTgtatacatacaatatatatatcagcAAGCGTAAAACAGACATAAAACAGGTATTAACGTGTAACCATATTAAGCAATTAGGCTACTTACAGAGTTAGGTATACCGTGACTGACTACCATGGTTGAGGGCGTTAAGTGAGTCAGCAGATGTCGGTCCAGCTCCAGCTGGGCTGAGTTCTGTGTGTTTGTGATGGGTGGAGGTCTGGGAGGCAAAGGCGGCGGAGAGAGACTTTGCATGGACAAGGATTTACGCGACGGCAGTGGGGGTGGCACGTCTGCGCCACTGCCGTTATTTGAAGGTGGTGGATAATAGCCCGAGGAGCACGAGGTATTTGTTACCAACGAGCAAAGCTGTAAGACACAACAAAAAGGTTGCGGTTATCGAAGAGGCGAAGCTGTAAGACACAATGACGGGTTAGCAAAAGTGAGCGAAAGCTTCAGTGCACTCACGATCGATCTGTGATCGATCGATACACTGGATGATCCATTATTGCTGGTACAATACCGGAGACTCACATAAACTCCGGTGAATTTCCGGTTGTACTACTACTCGCTAATACCGGATCACCCTGTATTAATACATCATCCACCACTGTGATAAGGTGGTAGATAGAGTAATGGATCTTGGGGGCGGATGTAGATAGCAGTAGGTTGAACAAGAAGTTTAACAAAGGTTACAAGAGGATGAACGGGAAGCGtagcaaaataaatatgcCGACCTGTTCGTTGGTCGTAATCGCTGCGAGCTGTTCCTGCAAGGTGCGTACTCTTCTTTCGGCACCTGCCAACTCTGTCTGTATGGCCGTTACGTTAACATTGCCACTACCAGTACCAGCTTTCGCCAACTCGCTTCGTAACTTGTCCACGTAACTCTGTTCTTTCTCCAACATCAGCTGGAATGTGTGGACTCTTTGCGTTTCCAACTGACGTTTCTTCTCGAGCTGCGAACGACAATTTCACGAAAAGTGATAATAAGATGGCAAAATCCATCTAGGATCGtcagatatttttcaattaattcgaGATATTTCATAGTTTTCACTACTTTCGAGATGATTATGCAACTATTTGATAAATCGTAAAGGATAAAGTGACGTTAATAATTGCCAAACAATGAACTTTAcaaataagttaaagaatgaAGAACCGATACACGCGTTCCTACTTACATCGACTGGTTGCGGACCCGTAATTCGAGCGTTACATGGGGCACCGCCCGCTGGTGCGGTGGACGCTCTATGGAGGGATGTTGCTGATTGCGTGGGTGACATGTTTCCAGCTGCTGACAGACTGACCGGACGTTGATGTTGTTGACTCGTAGCACCAGCTACTCCAACTTGCAAGCCGGAAACCGTTGTTCCCGTTGCTGTCGCTGTCACTGCTGTCGCACCGCTCGTTACCACAGGTTTTTGCTGCACTGTCAGTACCACCTGTGTCGATGCTGCAACAACATTTTTCtagttatctttttattatgataCGTTATACATAATGTGCGCGCGTAGccttaaagatatatttaattccaaattaaatttatgtcgACATCTTCTTTATGATTTGAAGATGATCTACAtgtattttccttctttcttcattttaatGTATGACATTACGCCATAAATTTCACTGATATTACTTTGTAGCTagcaaaaagaattaattgaaCAACTTTTACGAGATGTTAACATtctgtatgtacatataataacCTTGATTCTTCATACAATAGTTTCTTCCTTACACATTTTCGCACATCGTCAATAGCAACGAAGATATTTCAGGTCAAGTTAGATAAAATATCctgcatatataaatacaaattttattattttataattacacaactataaaaaaattaaaagttttattttattatttaacatgggatagattgtaattaataaaatatacggcAATGGCGATcgataaaatttaaagaaacaaaaatgtatACCCTTGGGAGATATTACCGATATCGatctaaaaatagaaatatcgtAATATTTACGTAATAGTATATACGGAATCTTGGCCGAACATGTATTACATTTAATGCActataaatgataataataaatgagcAAGTTAttgctaaataaataaaattgctgtATACGTATTGCTTGTAACATCATTGAAAAGCATCATACAGATGATACACCTATCAGGAAATAAACTTGACTCATCTCTGACTTTCATCATATCATTTCACACACAAGGCACATATAGGCATAAGCACgcacgaatatatatatacacgaacatctgtaaaattATCTGCATTacgatgttaataataattatcacagACAGCACAGATTGGCACCTATCAATAATAAACATAGAATTTTACGAGGAGATACGAATCTATCATGCCGTCCGCGATACTACTGATATGCGATTTCTCAACGTAACCGTGGTAAAGTCATGGTAGAGGcacgtgtatgtgcgtgtcGCGGTGTGTGCCTATGTATTACACCTGTGTGCGTTGAGACGAGAGTGAAGTAAACGACTGAAACAGTCACCGCTATAAACTGACGTGCTTACATCATTGGGGATGATTCGTGATGAAATGTGCACGGATTTGAATTTTCACGCACGTAATGTCACCGATACACGCACTTTTATCAATGCAATTTTACCAAAAACTATTTTCTGACTGTTGATTTGATACATGaccatttaatattattcatataaagatttataaagtgataaatatatgtgcatatacatTTCGCAGCAGAAAGATGTCACTTAGAAATgattattcataaaaatagcATGACAAAAAACTTACATTTTATGAGCTGGACTACATCGGTATGTGTAGACTGCATCACATTGACACCATTCACCTTCAACACAGAAAAACGAtattgtaacattttattggaaaatatatgtacatattttattgtgttatttatatacatatttctcttttatttctaaattgaagaaaacgtattaataataataataataataataataatattaacaaaagatACATTACGTAGATTAGAATTATATTTGCTagatatagaaaataatcaagaaaaatctAAAACTTGTAAGGATATTTTCAAGAGCAAActtgtattattatacgtcTTCAAAGTTTCGTTTAATTGCTTTAATTGTCATCACAtgtaaatttggaaaatactGAAGGTATGACATTTTAGTAGATAGAATTACTTTCAAATTAAATAGATTAAGGAAGACTTTATCAtggaaaatttaaatagaaatttcttTAGAGAGATTCTTTAGAGAGATGTACGTATATCTAGAAATGCTATTaactacaataataatatagtataaagAAGACATCAATAGCACAAAGATAAAAACAGCCTGCATGCAACTATACACCGAATACtcgaaatgtataaaatagaattatccTATAAAGATAAAAGACATAGGAATTGTTTAGTTACATGTAAaaggataaataaaaatctaataattaaCGAGCTGCTTTCTATCCTTTCCATCAAGTTTAAACAAACAGATCATTTATTCACCTTAATTATTTTGTCACCTGCATGAAGACCAGCTCTCGCTGCTGCACCACCTATAAAATGTATCATTATTGTAAGAACACCTACGATCATCGTACagttgtttattaattaattgttaatacagAAACATATAGTGTTTTGCGGACCTTCTTTCACGGACTGAACATAAACTGGATTGTCGCCAGAAACTTTCATTCCAAATCCAGCATCGTCCTTGTATACGACAAGAGTGGCGATCGGTGCTGGCTCAATGGCTCCACCACTGATGGCGCCTGCACCAGCCCCGACGCTGCGTCGCAGCGCTGTCGTTCCATTCATCCCTTCTTTGAGCTCCACCTCGCCTCACCTCTGTTGCTACCGACCTATGACAATTCTTATTCTTGtattttactttcagcaatattttaatgcaatcACATGAGACattattttaagtattttaagTTATTGAAAGTGATTAAACaaatctattaaatattttaatagatataGAATAGATGCAATATCTCTTCCAGTCCTTGTCACCAGATTTTCTGTtgacaatattttcaaataacttattcatcaattaattattaacattttaatccTAGAAACAATGTTAACTGGGAACAATATAAAAGCGCGTGCGTGCACACACCACACACGACATACATGCacataaattcatatttctaaaataataacatacaaaaatatagaTCTAAAATATAGAGATTACAGAATAAAGGTAAAATCAGcatatgcaaaaatataatgtctgaaaattacatgaaacacttttttgtaaaaaataataaacgatatctaaatttttaaataagaggaaaatatgtgtgtgtgtgtgtgtgtgtgtgtgtgtacgcgcgcgtgcgcttttatatatgatgaatagagagagaaagagagatagagaatgACAGAGAAATATATGCACGtttaaaactaaaaactaTCATCACTTTAAAATTGTTAAGCAAGATTAACAAGACACACAAGCCATATCCAATCCAcctattataaatacataattaagaaaaattcaaaacaAAATAGACTTATATGATATACATGATTACCTTTCATTTAATCTACTTGGTGAGAGCAAGCAGAAGCTCCGatgaggcgaggcgaggcgaggcgaggcgaggcgaggcgaggcgaggcgaggcgagacgAAACGAATTGAAGTGTGATGAGGTGAAGTGAGGcaaggtgtgtgtgtgtgtgtgtggaaaGGTGAGGTTAGGataagttaggttaggtaaGATGAGGTTAGTGAGATGAGGTAAAGTAAGGTGAAATGAGGTGAGATGAGGTAAAGTGAGGTTGAGACGAGGTTGAGAAAAGTAAGATAAGGTAAGAGAAGGGAGCGAAGATTAGGAGAGGCGAGGGAAAATGAGGTGAGGTCAAGTTAGGTGAGGTCAGGTTAGGTAAGGTAAGATGAAGTGAGGTGAAGATAAGGCGTGGAAAGGTGAGGGAGTGAGGAAAGATAGAATGAGAGatgagaggaaagagaagggaTGAGGTGTGGCGAGGAGagaggaggggaggggaggCGTGGCGAAGTAAAGGGGTGACAaagcgagacgagacgaggcgGGATGAGGCGGACGAGGCAAGAGTAGGTGAGACGAGATGAGACGGGACGGAACGGGATGGAATGAGAAGAGATGAGATGAAATAAGatgagacgagacgagacgaaaAGGGACGAGACGGGGTGAGGCGAAGCGTGGTGAGACGAAACGGGACGAGACGGGACGGGACGGGACTGGACGAGACGGGACGAAACGAGACGAAGCGGGGTGAGGTGAGGTGAGGTGAGGCGATGCGAGATGAAACGAGACAAGACGAGGTAGAGCGAGATGGAACGAGGCGAGACGAAATGaacgtttatgaaaatatCAAGACGCTCGAATGCGCACGCGAGATTGTTTCAGCGCGGCACTGCGTCGCGCGGAAATGTTATATCACGATTGTCACAACAAAAGAACACTCCACGAACATGGCTGGTGACGGGCGATTATTTTGCTTCTCGCGCTCATGGAGCATTCCGATCAAGGAAACACTGAAGCGTGGAACATTATAGGAAGGCGATTTCGACTTGTCGAACACAACGCACGATTCGCGAAAACGCGCGGCACATGCACACCGTTACGCGAAGGCACTGAGTGCagctttttttacaaaatacgcGTCAAACCAAAGAAAAATACGCTACTAATAAGTGACAGCCATCTTGGTACAAGCGGAGCACAAGCTACTGTCACAGTATAATCACTGTGTATACAGTAGCGCAACCTTTCCGATTTGTTGACTGAAACGAGATGCGCATACGCAAAGTAAGGAGGTTGCCCCAGTAGTAATCCAACGAAGTTGCTCGTTCTTTATTGGATTTggtatttattgtttttttgtattttgcatCGTATTTgatttggaaataaaatttatccgTTTCCACGTTGAacaatattatgataatactGGAGGCTTGTAACGGAATTTGTTGGAACTAGTGGGAAGCGATTGCACGCAACGCatctctaataataaataatctatgCTTGAGTTTTTCTGTTTACTCCGGTTAACGCCAGTTAACGGTTACGAGATCGTGACGGGTTGATGCATTCGATACATTTATGTTTGACAGTTCTATCGTGTACATTTGTACACGCAATTCAGtgtaaataatgaatatttatttcacgagAAGTTTATATTAGTTGGTCAGTTGAATGTGAAGTTAATAAGTGCAATTTAACCTCAAAGCAATATGATAACCTTAcctatatttatgttatttatctcGTATTGTTTGATTAATATCAATACATGTGATTGTACATATTACGACTACAATGACTTTTTCGACGAGGAGTTAATGCTGAAACCTTTATCAAATAATCACGTTTACgcttattttcaatttactaCGGTATGGGAAGCGGTGAAATGTACCGAGATCCGTAAGCAATTAGACCTAGATTATTATAACCtgtaatcgattaattaacgtaTTAATTCACATTACGCAGATAAGCAGGCACATGTAAATGTATACGTGacgaaaataaatgttttagtTCAACATTCACATTTCTTTCCAAGGGGATTAGGAGAAATCATAGGTCGTCACAATGTCGACGAGTTACATGTTAGTTTAACAGAAGGTTTGTGGAATTATCAAAAGTGGGGATATCCATTCCACGATGCTGGACCTGGTGCTGAGATCATCGCCTGGTTTAATAAGAATATAACAAAGTACAAGATAGATTTCACAGATAACTTTATATTAGTATCAAATAATTATGTGTGCATTGGATAC encodes the following:
- the LOC105276513 gene encoding rho guanine nucleotide exchange factor 12 isoform X1, producing MNGTTALRRSVGAGAGAISGGAIEPAPIATLVVYKDDAGFGMKVSGDNPVYVQSVKEGGAAARAGLHAGDKIIKVNGVNVMQSTHTDVVQLIKSSTQVVLTVQQKPVVTSGATAVTATATGTTVSGLQVGVAGATSQQHQRPVSLSAAGNMSPTQSATSLHRASTAPAGGAPCNARITGPQPVDLEKKRQLETQRVHTFQLMLEKEQSYVDKLRSELAKAGTGSGNVNVTAIQTELAGAERRVRTLQEQLAAITTNEQLCSLVTNTSCSSGYYPPPSNNGSGADVPPPLPSRKSLSMQSLSPPPLPPRPPPITNTQNSAQLELDRHLLTHLTPSTMVVSHGIPNSFSQDANLSASNALNKHQRTKSSPEQLGTAAMSPSEASRRLIASESMNDLSPPRHVRHGDIDINELPRVTPPGTPPPPYPAPVLGQDIFSSTPNDQTLGTDTIPGLPAFQQPIMSMEEDDVSDQEIGQLEDHGPFQSLSRLWGHHAHLAVFINYVLSNSDPSSLLFYLVTDLYKEGNAKEMRKWAYEIHSSFLVPGAPLRLHNVDENVANEIDDVLLKESDKEEILRKIFWKARSRAKEELNEQLTHFQQKRTAGLATIFGPTDMSLDESISDKARETKIIETYLLPKMEPYLEDIEKEHVDLRIFTTAAGLATILIKIFQLRPVWADRVPTFVAKDKSNIKARLLTGKTRKMTIRGHHFVAHQYFTITYCNHCQLIIGGIGPQGYLCSDCSLSVHRQCVRVVEENCPGPLMRKERANDRISKLMERIRPERKPPSSHHHHHSQNHILHLDKLRKSEEDSGTLTDGENGEQRASSLAGNTRSSCERSRISGFAGDHADCMDNPSSREDISEMVQQNISSKPKTSNINRSESYKERIHHKRQLREKRKTSDPNLSKTKVGSSDCEHTGTFPGNSAGSSSNSSLSTRSLDSPSTSLEQVHPTTSAANTSTSWDSDVDVEADPPDWSQAVAEDVLAQLSNSEKKRQEVINELFHTERSHVRALKVLSHVFHKPLLESQVLPLDQIQLLFSNLDEMLMIHSRFNQSMKRKKKENPCVTGVGELLLEMFDGEAGESFEKAASIYCAKQQVALDALRDRRRKDSKLNAFLNEIEANPLCRRLQLKDHILTGMLRLTKYPLLFENLAKYTPDSNEKEKAAVLRSLDRSKEILSRVNQAVREAEDHQRLVEIQRTIDRSAFDKLDHPTVQEFKNLDITKRKLIYEGPLQWRRAEPNRSMPNRSVPKPVDLHVVLLDDIIFFLHRQDDKYLLKFINTANQQAGNSVLSPIVKLSTVLVRHNAAEKDSLYLVNTSQNGAQMYNLVAPSSAERKLWCKHISEAVDAYKARDRQGRRPTPPTTLPEEPTHAMEEASPSGTEDSTTTAIEKEQSQDRDSREVGQSSTAGTQERSEETPDTAETPTIEQTQQQCPRVQQQSTESPATGVTEPLRMVTCTQFSLIDPLEVHVEVPPVHVAEPVLTPIECLRRKDEIIKQALLEKQLLVADILNIPKEDFEHVADIASEPSAVDKEPAELILAAINQTDQLVGMLNSALNVSETETVLASRGASALASPACEATGCPSLRNHSHPQQSVMGVMQPICHYLTSQLSQLSQLLEIIKEREEEREKLRKELRRSRERIHALDVDVQRREFSEVTTATTHTQTALDDIVHQDSYTDDLTREEFVDAHGEATANTENTADVENLELKTETEVMGDSVG
- the LOC105276513 gene encoding rho guanine nucleotide exchange factor 11 isoform X4 → MQSTHTDVVQLIKSSTQVVLTVQQKPVVTSGATAVTATATGTTVSGLQVGVAGATSQQHQRPVSLSAAGNMSPTQSATSLHRASTAPAGGAPCNARITGPQPVDLEKKRQLETQRVHTFQLMLEKEQSYVDKLRSELAKAGTGSGNVNVTAIQTELAGAERRVRTLQEQLAAITTNEQLCSLVTNTSCSSGYYPPPSNNGSGADVPPPLPSRKSLSMQSLSPPPLPPRPPPITNTQNSAQLELDRHLLTHLTPSTMVVSHGIPNSFSQDANLSASNALNKHQRTKSSPEQLGTAAMSPSEASRRLIASESMNDLSPPRHVRHGDIDINELPRVTPPGTPPPPYPAPVLGQDIFSSTPNDQTLGTDTIPGLPAFQQPIMSMEEDDVSDQEIGQLEDHGPFQSLSRLWGHHAHLAVFINYVLSNSDPSSLLFYLVTDLYKEGNAKEMRKWAYEIHSSFLVPGAPLRLHNVDENVANEIDDVLLKESDKEEILRKIFWKARSRAKEELNEQLTHFQQKRTAGLATIFGPTDMSLDESISDKARETKIIETYLLPKMEPYLEDIEKEHVDLRIFTTAAGLATILIKIFQLRPVWADRVPTFVAKDKSNIKARLLTGKTRKMTIRGHHFVAHQYFTITYCNHCQLIIGGIGPQGYLCSDCSLSVHRQCVRVVEENCPGPLMRKERANDRISKLMERIRPERKPPSSHHHHHSQNHILHLDKLRKSEEDSGTLTDGENGEQRASSLAGNTRSSCERSRISGFAGDHADCMDNPSSREDISEMVQQNISSKPKTSNINRSESYKERIHHKRQLREKRKTSDPNLSKTKVGSSDCEHTGTFPGNSAGSSSNSSLSTRSLDSPSTSLEQVHPTTSAANTSTSWDSDVDVEADPPDWSQAVAEDVLAQLSNSEKKRQEVINELFHTERSHVRALKVLSHVFHKPLLESQVLPLDQIQLLFSNLDEMLMIHSRFNQSMKRKKKENPCVTGVGELLLEMFDGEAGESFEKAASIYCAKQQVALDALRDRRRKDSKLNAFLNEIEANPLCRRLQLKDHILTGMLRLTKYPLLFENLAKYTPDSNEKEKAAVLRSLDRSKEILSRVNQAVREAEDHQRLVEIQRTIDRSAFDKLDHPTVQEFKNLDITKRKLIYEGPLQWRRAEPNRSMPNRSVPKPVDLHVVLLDDIIFFLHRQDDKYLLKFINTANQQAGNSVLSPIVKLSTVLVRHNAAEKDSLYLVNTSQNGAQMYNLVAPSSAERKLWCKHISEAVDAYKARDRQGRRPTPPTTLPEEPTHAMEEASPSGTEDSTTTAIEKEQSQDRDSREVGQSSTAGTQERSEETPDTAETPTIEQTQQQCPRVQQQSTESPATGVTEPLRMVTCTQFSLIDPLEVHVEVPPVHVAEPVLTPIECLRRKDEIIKQALLEKQLLVADILNIPKEDFEHVADIASEPSAVDKEPAELILAAINQTDQLVGMLNSALNVSETETVLASRGASALASPACEATGCPSLRNHSHPQQSVMGVMQPICHYLTSQLSQLSQLLEIIKEREEEREKLRKELRRSRERIHALDVDVQRREFSEVTTATTHTQTALDDIVHQDSYTDDLTREEFVDAHGEATANTENTADVENLELKTETEVMGDSVG